CCCGACTCTATCTGGCCGGCTTCAAATCCTTTGCCACGCCGACCGAAATCGCCCTGCCTGCACCGCTGGTCGCCATCGTCGGGCCGAACGGCTGCGGCAAATCCAATCTGATCGACGCCGTGCGCTGGGTGCTGGGGGAATCCTCGGCCAAACAGCTGCGCGGCCAGGCACTGGACGACGTCATCTTCGCCGGCAGCGGCGGGCGCCCACCCGCCAGCCAGGCCGTCGTCGAACTCGGCTTCGACAACAGCGAGCGCCGACTCACCGGCCCCTTTTCCGCCTACGACCAGATCGTCATCCGCCGCAGTCTCGGCCGGGATGGCCAGTCGCGCTACAGCATCAACCAGACCAAGGTGCGCCGACGGGACGTGATCGACCTCTTCCTCGGCACCGGCGTCGGTGCCCGATCCTACTCGGTCATCGAACAGGGCCAGATCAACCGTATCGTCGACGCCCGCCCGGAAGAACTGCGCGCGTATCTTGAGGAAGCGGCCGGCATCTCGCTGTACCGGGAACGCCGCCGCGAAACCGAATCGCGCATCAGCCAGACCCAGGAAAACCTGAGCCGGCTGAGCGATCTCGCCGACGAGCTGGGGCGCCAGCAAAACCAGCTGGAACGTCAGGCCAAAACCGCCGAACGCTACCGGGTGCTGCAAAAGAAATGGCGCCGACAAGTGGCCGAGCAGGCGGCCGTGCAGCACATCCTCGCCACACGGGCGCATGAAACGCTGGCGGCCCGCTTGACCGAACAACAGGCCGACCTGACGCGAATCCATGCCGAAGGCGAGCAGATCAACCGGCTGATCGCCGATCTGGAGCACCAACGCGGCGCCGTGCAGGACGAACTGCGTCAGCTTCAATCCCGGCTGTACGAAGTCGCGGCAGAACGGGCCCAGGTCACGGGCCGACTGGGGGAATTGGCCGCACGGCAGGAAGCCATCGAACAGCAGCGTCAGGATGACCGCGCCCAGCAGACGCGACTGGCCGACCGGATCGAACAGCAACGAACGGAACGCGAAGCGCTGCACCAAAAACAACAGACCCTGGAAACCGAGCGGACACAGGCCCAGGAGCAACGTGCGCTGGCTCAGGCCGAGCTTCGGGTAGCCGACGAGGAACTGGCACGCCTCCGCGCCGACTGGCTGCAGGCCAACGAAGCCCTGGCTACCCCGCAACAGCAACTGGCCGCCCGCCAGGCGGAGCGCGCCACCCTGCTGCGCCAGCACCAACGACTCGCGGCGGAACCCGCGGCCCGCGATCAACCGGATCAGGACGACCAACGCCGTCGGTTCGCCGAACAGATCGCCCAGTTGGAGACACAGCACAGCGAAGAGCAGGCCCGATGCGACCAGCACCAGGAAGCGCATCGACAGGCTGTTGCCGATATGGAACGACAGACGCAGGCCGCGGAACAGGCGCAGGACATCGCCCACGAACGCATCCGTACCCGGGATGGGTTGCTGGCCGAACGCAACGGGCTGGAGCGCCTGCTGAGCCATACGAAAAAGCAGGCCGCGCCCCGCACCGGAACGCCGACGGAAACCTTGATGCAGCGACTGGCTACCGCACAGGCCGATCCGTGGTGGGGCCACGTACTCGGCGCACAGATCGAAGCCGACTGCATCCCCGATCTCGATGCCCTCCACGCCGCCTGGACAGACTCGGGTCAACAACCGAATGCCGGCTGGTGGGTCGCACCCGCCGCAGAAACATTCGAGGCATCGTCCAGCGAACCGGTACTATCCGACGAACTCGGACCGTGGCTGGCCGACTGGCAGAAGACGCGCCATCCCGCCCCGTCACTGACCGAGGCCCTCGCCCGCCGCGCCGAGCTTTCGCCCGGCCACGTCTTCGTCCTGGCGGATGGCTGGCAGGTCGGTCGACACTGGATGGGGCGACCAGCAGCGGATCAGGCGGCCATCCATCTGCAGCAGCAGACCCGCCTGAATACGATTCGGGACGAACTGGTTGCCGCCGAACATTCCGCCGAACAGGCTCAGGAACAGGCGCGCAATCTTTGGGCTGAGGTCAAGCAGACACGACAGCGGGCCGACGCGCTGGCTCTGAAGGAGCGCGAGGCCCATCAGACATGCTCGCGCCTCGCGGCCACCCTGGCCGATGTCCACCGCAAGCAGGAACGTGCCGAACAACAATGGGCCGACGAATCGGCGCGCCGCACGCGGCAGGAAGCGGAACGCCAGCGGATCGAAGCGGAACTCGTCCAGCTCGACGAACAGATCGCCGAGACCGAGCGGGAAGTCGCCGCACGCAATGCAGCGCGCAATCGGCTGACCGAACAACAGCAGGAAGCCGAGCGCCTCGTGCAGGAACGCCGACGGGCCTCCGGCGCTGCCGCCCAGCAAGCCCAGACGCTGGAACGCGCCTGTGACCAGAACCGGCAGCAGGGCATCCATATCGATCAGGCGCTGGCCCGCGATCAGGCCCAGTGGCAGCACATCGACCAGCGACTGGCCGAGTTCGACGACAAGGCCCTGGCACTCACCCGACAACTCGAAGAAGCCCGAGCGGCACAGGGCAGCATCGAGCAACGGCAACAGGCCCTGAGCCGCCAGGAGGCGGAAATTCTGGCGAAACAGGACGGCCTCACCCGCGTTCTCAACGGGCATCTTGCCGAGCGGACAGCGCATCAGCTGAAGGAACAGAAGGCCCAGACGGACGTTCAGGCCACGGCCCTGCAGGTCGCACAGGCCGAAGTGCATGCCACCCATACGGCGGAAACGCGGGCGGCCGCCGAGCAGCAACTGGCCGACGATCAGGAAATCCTCGACGAGACCGCCATGCAACGGCTCGCGGACATTCCGCAGATCGAGGCGGCGCAAAAAGGGGAACGACTCAACCTGGAACAGCAGATCGCCCGGCTGGGGCCCGTCAACCTCACGGCCATCGCCGCCTACGAAGAAGTCCGCGGACGCAAGGCGGAGCTGGATCAACAGATGGCCGACGTCCAGGCCGCGCTGGATCAACTCACCGACGCCATCCGCACCCTCGACCGGCAGACCCGTGCCAAATTCCGTGCTGTGTTCGAAGCCGTCAACGAACGACTGACGCCCTTGTTCGAGCGCCTGTTCGGCGGCGGAGAAGCCCGTCTCGATCTCACCGACGGCGACGAACTGAACGCTGGGGTCACCCTCTTCGCCCGCCCGCCGGGCAAGAAGACGACCCAGCTGTCCCTGCTCTCCGGCGGCGAACGGTCATTGACGGCCGTGGCCCTGATCTTCGCCCTTTTCCAGCTCAACCCCGCGCCGTTCTGCATTCTGGACGAAGTGGACGCGCCGCTGGACGAGGCCAACGTCGGGCGGTTTTGTGCTATGGTTTCGGCCATGTCGGACCGGGTGCAATTCCTGTTCGTCACCCACAATAAAACGACCATGGCCAGTGCC
The Halothiobacillus diazotrophicus DNA segment above includes these coding regions:
- the smc gene encoding chromosome segregation protein SMC; this encodes MHATAMRLTRLYLAGFKSFATPTEIALPAPLVAIVGPNGCGKSNLIDAVRWVLGESSAKQLRGQALDDVIFAGSGGRPPASQAVVELGFDNSERRLTGPFSAYDQIVIRRSLGRDGQSRYSINQTKVRRRDVIDLFLGTGVGARSYSVIEQGQINRIVDARPEELRAYLEEAAGISLYRERRRETESRISQTQENLSRLSDLADELGRQQNQLERQAKTAERYRVLQKKWRRQVAEQAAVQHILATRAHETLAARLTEQQADLTRIHAEGEQINRLIADLEHQRGAVQDELRQLQSRLYEVAAERAQVTGRLGELAARQEAIEQQRQDDRAQQTRLADRIEQQRTEREALHQKQQTLETERTQAQEQRALAQAELRVADEELARLRADWLQANEALATPQQQLAARQAERATLLRQHQRLAAEPAARDQPDQDDQRRRFAEQIAQLETQHSEEQARCDQHQEAHRQAVADMERQTQAAEQAQDIAHERIRTRDGLLAERNGLERLLSHTKKQAAPRTGTPTETLMQRLATAQADPWWGHVLGAQIEADCIPDLDALHAAWTDSGQQPNAGWWVAPAAETFEASSSEPVLSDELGPWLADWQKTRHPAPSLTEALARRAELSPGHVFVLADGWQVGRHWMGRPAADQAAIHLQQQTRLNTIRDELVAAEHSAEQAQEQARNLWAEVKQTRQRADALALKEREAHQTCSRLAATLADVHRKQERAEQQWADESARRTRQEAERQRIEAELVQLDEQIAETEREVAARNAARNRLTEQQQEAERLVQERRRASGAAAQQAQTLERACDQNRQQGIHIDQALARDQAQWQHIDQRLAEFDDKALALTRQLEEARAAQGSIEQRQQALSRQEAEILAKQDGLTRVLNGHLAERTAHQLKEQKAQTDVQATALQVAQAEVHATHTAETRAAAEQQLADDQEILDETAMQRLADIPQIEAAQKGERLNLEQQIARLGPVNLTAIAAYEEVRGRKAELDQQMADVQAALDQLTDAIRTLDRQTRAKFRAVFEAVNERLTPLFERLFGGGEARLDLTDGDELNAGVTLFARPPGKKTTQLSLLSGGERSLTAVALIFALFQLNPAPFCILDEVDAPLDEANVGRFCAMVSAMSDRVQFLFVTHNKTTMASASALVGVTMREAGVSRIVSVDVDRAVQLLES